The genomic window CAGTAATTAATACTGTCAGCTTATTGAAAAAATATTTTGGTGAGAATTGGTTAAATTTGATTGAAAAGATTAAACTTGTTTCGATTGGACCTCAAACAACTATTAGCTGTAAAAACCTTATTAGAAAACCTGATAAAGAGGCTACTCCGCATGATCTTGAAGGATTATTACAAGCTTGTCTAGAAATAAATTTTAGTTAAATTTATGATGATTTTTCGACGAGTTCTTTAAATCCGTCAAGATTCTTTTGTAATTCTTTTGTGACCATCCCTCCAAGAATATTTGCTTTCATCAGATTTGCTAAAACTTGGGGTAATTCATAAGATATTTTTAATTTAACAACAGTCTTATAGCTCTCTTCACTATAAAAACGTACTGAACCTTTAGTAGGTAGACCACCAACTGATTTCCATTCCAATTTCTCTGCTTCTACTCTTTCTGTTATTTGAGCTTTCCATTTAAAACGAAAGCCATTAGCTGCCAGTGTCCACTCCGTTAAATCGGGAAGTGTCGAGGTCTTTTCATCGACTGTCTTAACTGACTCAATCCATGTCATCCACAAAGGCATTGAATCTAAATCACTCCAAAACTTCCAGACAAGTTCAACTGGTGCATGGATTTCATTGATTACGGTGTGATCAAGCCACTTTCCCATTTCTTAAGCAACCGAAGAATTTTTTGCTAGTGAAACAGACTTTGAGAGCATTGCTGAAGCAGCAAGATGTCCGCTCATTGTTGCTCCTTCCATAGAGTCAATGTAGTCCTGTTTTGTGTAACTGCCTGCTAAGAAGAAATTATTAAAAGAAGTTTTTTGATCTGGTCTGTATGGCTCCATTCCAGGAGCCTCCCTGTAGAGAGAATGAGAAACCTTGACCACATTGCTCCATAAAAGCTTTAAACCTCTTGAAGAGGGAAAAAGGGACCTTACCTGTAAGTCAGTATGTTTTACAATTTCATCTGA from Prochlorococcus marinus XMU1408 includes these protein-coding regions:
- a CDS encoding SRPBCC family protein; protein product: MGKWLDHTVINEIHAPVELVWKFWSDLDSMPLWMTWIESVKTVDEKTSTLPDLTEWTLAANGFRFKWKAQITERVEAEKLEWKSVGGLPTKGSVRFYSEESYKTVVKLKISYELPQVLANLMKANILGGMVTKELQKNLDGFKELVEKSS